A stretch of the Actinomyces qiguomingii genome encodes the following:
- a CDS encoding OsmC family protein gives MNDLDDVITPTEANSVWAERTGTRQYLGHNSRGAQVRVGMGEGEFSPGELIKIALGTCNTLSADHRLAKALGEDFDANVVVSTLKHGEEERYTDFDVQIVADFASLTPEQRQTLNERVERAIERGCTVGHTIEHGAGVRLHLFDDPEA, from the coding sequence ATGAACGATCTCGACGACGTCATCACCCCCACCGAAGCCAACTCCGTGTGGGCCGAACGCACCGGCACCCGTCAGTATCTGGGCCACAACTCCCGCGGCGCCCAGGTGCGAGTGGGCATGGGCGAGGGCGAGTTCTCCCCTGGGGAACTCATCAAGATCGCCCTGGGCACCTGCAACACCTTGTCTGCTGATCATCGCCTGGCCAAGGCGCTTGGTGAAGACTTCGACGCCAATGTCGTGGTGTCCACGCTGAAGCATGGGGAGGAAGAGCGATACACCGACTTCGACGTGCAGATCGTCGCTGATTTCGCCTCCCTGACCCCCGAGCAGCGGCAAACGCTCAATGAGCGCGTCGAACGGGCCATTGAGCGCGGCTGCACTGTCGGCCACACCATCGAGCACGGCGCCGGCGTACGCCTGCACCTGTTTGACGACCCCGAAGCGTGA
- a CDS encoding thymidylate synthase → MTVTEADGKYPYLAQLGLTPPVGVDVGYEELLAEVLEHGVPKGDRTGTGTRSVFARQLRYDLTAGFPRITTKFVAMKAVKGELLWFLRGDMNARWLQERGITIWDEWADPDGELGPVYGRQWRSWPARDGGTIDQITDLVNTLRRDPDSRRMLVSAWNVSDLDRMALAPCHAFFQCYAAEGRLSLQVYQRSADMFLGVPFNIASYALLTHMLAQQAGMEVGELVWTGGDCHIYSNHFVQVREQLSRVPQAYPFPKLRLNPANSIDTYAMEDIDASAGYRHHPTIKAPVAV, encoded by the coding sequence ATGACCGTGACGGAGGCCGACGGCAAGTATCCGTACCTGGCGCAGTTGGGATTGACACCTCCCGTCGGCGTTGACGTCGGCTACGAGGAGTTACTGGCCGAGGTGCTGGAGCACGGCGTGCCCAAGGGGGACCGCACCGGCACCGGCACACGCTCGGTGTTCGCCCGGCAACTTCGCTACGACCTGACGGCCGGCTTCCCGCGAATAACTACGAAGTTCGTGGCCATGAAGGCCGTCAAGGGCGAGTTGCTTTGGTTCCTCCGAGGCGACATGAACGCCCGCTGGCTGCAGGAGCGAGGCATCACCATCTGGGATGAATGGGCCGACCCCGACGGGGAACTCGGCCCCGTGTACGGCCGGCAGTGGCGCAGCTGGCCGGCGCGGGACGGTGGGACCATCGACCAGATAACCGACCTGGTGAACACCTTGCGCCGCGATCCCGACTCGCGCCGCATGCTGGTATCGGCCTGGAATGTCAGCGACCTGGACCGGATGGCCCTGGCCCCCTGCCACGCCTTCTTCCAGTGCTATGCGGCCGAAGGCAGACTGTCCTTACAGGTCTACCAGCGCTCGGCGGATATGTTCCTGGGGGTGCCTTTCAACATAGCCTCCTATGCCCTGCTGACCCATATGCTGGCACAGCAGGCGGGTATGGAGGTTGGAGAGCTGGTGTGGACCGGTGGCGACTGCCACATCTACAGCAACCACTTCGTCCAGGTGCGCGAGCAGCTCTCCCGAGTTCCGCAGGCTTACCCCTTCCCCAAGTTGCGATTGAATCCCGCGAATTCAATCGACACATACGCCATGGAAGACATTGACGCCTCCGCCGGTTACAGGCACCATCCGACCATCAAGGCCCCGGTGGCGGTGTGA
- a CDS encoding dihydrofolate reductase, whose product MSDHVSVGAIWAQDRDGIIGADGGMLWRVPADFRHFRAATLGCAVVMGRTTWESIGCALPGREGIVLTRRSDWEAPGALVAHDLRTGLSEARDAVGQLGPDPRDGDYRRLPRVWIIGGGLVYAQALAVGVVDHLVISTIDIDAAARAKARGVPPRTLTRAPLLGEQWRHARDRSDPPGSWRPASGDAAWRVDHWLRLTRGGVWST is encoded by the coding sequence GTGAGCGATCACGTATCCGTCGGGGCGATCTGGGCGCAGGATCGCGACGGCATCATTGGCGCCGATGGCGGCATGTTGTGGCGGGTACCCGCCGATTTCCGTCATTTTCGGGCCGCTACCCTGGGCTGCGCCGTAGTCATGGGACGTACCACCTGGGAGTCGATCGGGTGTGCTCTACCGGGCCGAGAAGGCATTGTGCTGACCCGGCGGAGCGACTGGGAGGCACCGGGGGCACTGGTCGCCCATGATCTTCGCACCGGATTGTCCGAGGCACGCGACGCCGTCGGCCAACTGGGACCAGATCCGCGTGATGGCGACTACCGCCGCCTGCCGCGTGTGTGGATCATCGGCGGGGGCCTGGTGTACGCGCAGGCGCTTGCGGTCGGAGTAGTCGATCATTTGGTCATCTCTACCATTGATATTGACGCCGCGGCCCGGGCGAAGGCGCGTGGAGTCCCGCCCCGAACACTCACCAGGGCCCCGCTCCTAGGCGAGCAATGGCGCCATGCCCGCGACCGCTCCGATCCCCCCGGCTCCTGGCGTCCCGCATCCGGCGACGCCGCTTGGCGTGTGGACCACTGGTTGCGGTTAACGCGCGGTGGGGTGTGGAGCACTTAA
- a CDS encoding sugar porter family MFS transporter, with translation MSAHTIQGESTRRQVDRRLFTIRSIATLGGLLFGYDTGVISGALPFLKNPVSEGGLALGSFEESVVTTALTVGAAVGALAGGRLSDRYGRKKNIMTVAVIFLVGALGCALAPSYWILVAFRFILGLAVGGASATVPVYLSEISPVEIRGTMVSRNELMIVTGQLVAYVSNAVIATAWPGAHAWRWMLVLATLPAIGLWIGIHLLPESPRWLAGKDRAQEMWKVLNEVRMPDAVEDEGRDILRRVDEERAAGKGTWADLRVPWIRRITLIGIGLAFLSQLTGVNGIMYYAPTILISTGLGTQPSIVATIANGVVSVISVYIGIVFFLKRFPRRRMIITGQTGCVASLIALGLVFLLPESTARSYLVLLFMLTFLFFMQCFIGVTFWLMLSEIFPMRVRGLANGVAVFSNWVGNVIVAFAFPNLIELIQGNAFFVFALINLGSLAFYVRFLPETKGHSLEELERIFEKRYS, from the coding sequence ATGAGCGCCCACACCATCCAAGGGGAGTCCACTCGGCGTCAGGTCGACCGCAGGCTGTTCACTATCCGCTCGATCGCCACCCTGGGCGGCCTGTTGTTCGGCTATGACACGGGCGTCATCTCCGGTGCACTGCCCTTCCTGAAGAACCCGGTGTCGGAAGGCGGACTAGCCCTGGGATCCTTCGAAGAGTCCGTGGTCACTACCGCCCTGACCGTGGGGGCCGCCGTCGGCGCGCTCGCGGGTGGGCGCCTGTCGGACCGCTACGGGCGCAAGAAGAACATTATGACGGTTGCCGTCATCTTCCTTGTCGGCGCCCTGGGCTGCGCGCTGGCACCCTCATACTGGATTCTGGTGGCCTTCCGGTTCATTCTGGGCCTGGCAGTGGGAGGCGCCTCGGCCACCGTCCCGGTCTACCTGTCTGAGATCTCTCCAGTGGAGATCCGTGGGACCATGGTTTCGCGCAACGAGTTGATGATCGTGACCGGGCAATTGGTGGCCTACGTGAGCAACGCCGTCATCGCCACCGCCTGGCCCGGCGCCCACGCCTGGCGATGGATGCTGGTTCTGGCGACCCTGCCCGCCATCGGACTGTGGATCGGCATCCACCTGCTTCCGGAGTCTCCCCGCTGGCTGGCGGGGAAGGACCGCGCACAGGAGATGTGGAAGGTCCTCAACGAGGTCCGCATGCCCGACGCCGTTGAGGATGAGGGACGGGACATTCTGCGCCGCGTGGATGAGGAGCGCGCCGCGGGCAAGGGGACCTGGGCGGATCTGCGTGTTCCCTGGATTCGCAGGATCACCTTGATCGGTATCGGGCTGGCCTTCCTGTCTCAGCTCACCGGAGTCAATGGGATCATGTACTACGCGCCCACGATCCTCATCTCCACCGGGCTGGGGACACAGCCGTCTATCGTGGCGACGATCGCCAACGGGGTGGTCTCGGTGATCTCGGTGTATATCGGCATCGTCTTCTTCCTCAAACGATTCCCCAGACGGCGCATGATCATCACCGGCCAGACCGGCTGCGTGGCCTCGCTCATCGCCCTGGGTCTGGTCTTCCTGCTGCCGGAGTCCACCGCACGCAGTTACCTGGTGCTGCTGTTCATGCTGACCTTCCTGTTCTTCATGCAGTGCTTCATCGGGGTGACCTTCTGGCTCATGCTGTCGGAGATCTTCCCCATGAGGGTGCGCGGCCTGGCCAACGGCGTGGCCGTGTTCTCCAACTGGGTGGGCAACGTCATCGTGGCCTTCGCCTTCCCCAATCTCATCGAACTGATTCAGGGCAACGCCTTCTTTGTCTTCGCCCTGATCAATCTGGGTTCTTTGGCCTTCTATGTCAGGTTCCTACCGGAGACCAAGGGGCACAGCCTGGAGGAGCTTGAGCGCATCTTCGAGAAGCGCTACTCGTGA